Proteins encoded by one window of Triplophysa rosa linkage group LG19, Trosa_1v2, whole genome shotgun sequence:
- the spry4 gene encoding protein sprouty homolog 4, giving the protein MESRVPHHIPGVSSSIMVQPLLDSRVPYGRLQHPLTIYPIAQMKSLHLENDYIDTPAVISQQPPSHKATTRGQEVLLGAPHHPHLSRCEVPDATTHPWISFSGRPSSISSSSSTSSDQRLLDHAAPTPVVDPYTASRSLGVEQPKVLSSQTQNMKVVAALPAEKKHVLLCEKCGKCRCTECTLPRALPSCWVCNQECLCSAKNLVDSVTCMCLVKAVFYHCTEDEDEEGSCADKPCSCSHSNCCARWSFMTAVSLVLPCLMCYLPATGCAKLSQKCYDGLRRPGCRCKSSQGCKVAEVKACPVEKQAS; this is encoded by the coding sequence ATGGAGTCAAGGGTTCCTCACCACATTCCTGGAGTCTCCTCCTCCATCATGGTGCAGCCATTGCTGGATAGCCGCGTCCCCTACGGACGACTCCAGCACCCATTAACTATCTATCCCATTGCCCAAATGAAATCTTTGCATTTGGAGAATGACTACATTGACACCCCTGCGGTGATCTCGCAACAGCCACCGAGCCACAAGGCCACCACGAGGGGGCAGGAAGTCCTGCTGGGAGCCCCACACCATCCTCATCTGTCCCGCTGTGAAGTCCCAGATGCCACTACACACCCCTGGATTTCTTTTAGCGGTCGGCCCAGCTccatcagcagcagcagcagcacctCCTCTGACCAACGGCTGCTGGACCATGCAGCTCCTACCCCTGTTGTGGATCCGTATACTGCCAGCAGAAGTCTAGGTGTGGAGCAACCCAAGGTGCTGAGCTCTCAGACCCAGAACATGAAGGTGGTGGCGGCCTTGCCTGCGGAGAAGAAGCACGTGCTGTTGTGCGAGAAGTGCGGCAAATGCCGTTGCACGGAGTGCACGTTGCCCCGGGCCTTGCCCTCTTGTTGGGTTTGCAACCAGGAGTGCCTGTGCTCAGCGAAGAATCTAGTGGACTCCGTCACTTGCATGTGTCTGGTCAAGGCTGTTTTCTACCACTGTACTGAGGATGAGGACGAGGAGGGGTCCTGTGCTGACAAACCGTGCTCCTGCTCACACTCGAACTGTTGCGCCCGCTGGTCGTTCATGACAGCCGTCTCATTGGTGCTGCCCTGCCTGATGTGTTATTTGCCCGCCACCGGTTGCGCCAAGCTCTCGCAGAAGTGTTACGACGGTCTCAGGCGCCCGGGGTGCCGCTGCAAAAGCAGCCAGGGCTGCAAGGTGGCGGAGGTCAAGGCCTGTCCAGTGGAAAAACAGGCATCCTGA